A part of Rhinatrema bivittatum chromosome 16, aRhiBiv1.1, whole genome shotgun sequence genomic DNA contains:
- the LOC115077294 gene encoding olfactory receptor 1-like encodes MTTTYLNVEEDRENATIVKQFIIVGFSASKKFQSFLFLLFLLVYASIIAGNSVMIIIICKDHHLHTPMYFFLSNFSFLEICFTSVTVPKMLADFMVDSKAISFSGCITQLFFFLMLGCAENYFLAAMAYDRYVAICSPLRYPLIMNNPFCVQLSILCWTGGFISALAPTILVSRLSFCSSNVINHYFCDITPLMKLSCTDTRTVEIIIFAAASTVVAISLLLTLASYICIISSILRIPMSTNRWKAFSTCGSHLTVVTIFFGTGIFIYMKPAESYSLDDNKVVSVFYSVLTPLLNPFIYSLRNKDVKDALRKAMIKNHLFSNKSTRIYFI; translated from the exons aTGACTACAACTTAT CTGAATGTGGAAGAAGACAGAGAGAATGCAACCATTGTGAAACAATTCATCATTGTTGGCTTCTCAGCATCAAAGAAGTTTCAGAGTTTCCTGTTTCTCTTGTTCTTGCTGGTATATGCTTCAATAATTGCAGGGAACAGTGTTATGATCATCATAATTTGCAAGGACCATCatctgcacacccccatgtactttttcctcagCAACTTTTCTTTCTTGGAAATCTGCTTCACCTCTGTCACTGTTCCCAAAATGCTGGCAGACTTCATGGTGGACAGCAAAGCTATTTCCTTCTCTGGTTGTATAACCCAATTATTCTTTTTTCTAATGTTAGGATGTGCTGAGAATTACTTCCTAGCTGCTATGGCCTATGACCGCTATGTAGCCATATGTAGTCCCTTGAGGTACCCACTTATTATGAACAATCCATTCTGTGTACAGCTCTCCATTCTCTGCTGGACTGGTGGTTTTATCTCAGCCTTAGCACCTACGATCTTGGTGTCTCGCTTAAGCTTTTGCAGTTCCAATGTCATCAACCATTATTTCTGTGATATCACTCCACTGATGAAATTGTCCTGCACTGACACCAGAACagttgaaataattatttttgctgCAGCTTCGACTGTTGTGGCCATCTCTCTCCTTTTGACATTGGCATCTTACATCTGCATCATCTCCTCCATCCTAAGGATTCCCATGAGTACAAATAGAtggaaggccttctccacctgtggCTCCCATCTGACTGTGGTCACCATATTCTTTGGCACCggtatttttatatatatgaaGCCTGCAGAAAGTTATTCATTGGATGATAACAAAGTTGTTTCCGTGTTCTATTCTGTGCTAACCCCTTTGTTAAATCCCTTTATCTACAGCCTGAGGAACAAAGATGTGAAAGATGCCCTGAGAAAGGCCATGATAAAAAATCACTTGTTTTCAAATAAAAGTacaagaatttattttatataa
- the LOC115077295 gene encoding olfactory receptor 6N1-like, translating into MSTGSSFKRKPPGKFSLENKHRGIPMELQAAVKLNVEEDRENATIVKQFIIVGFSASKKIQSFLFLLFLLVYASIIAGNGVMIIIICKDHHLHTPMYFFLSNLSFLEICFTSVTIPKMLADFMKDNKTISFSGCITQLFFFIMLGCVEIFFLAAMAYDRYLAICNPLQYPLIMNNPLCVQFSILCWTGGIISAIVPTTLVSCLSFCSSNVINHYFCDVTPLMKLSCTDTRTVEIIIFVESSTVVAISLLLILASYICIISSILRIPNGTHRWKAFSTCGSHLTVVTIFFGTGIFMYMKPAENYSLDDNKFVCVFYSLLTPLLNPFIYSLRNKDVKDALRKAMTKNHLFSIKSTRVYFI; encoded by the exons ATGTCCACTGGATCCAGTTTCAAAAGGAAACCTCCTGGGAAGTTTAGCCTTGAAAATAAACATAGAGGTATACCCATGGAGCTTCAAGCTGCTGTGAAG CTGAATGTGGAAGAAGACAGAGAGAATGCAACCATTGTGAAACAATTCATCATTGTTGGCTTCTCAGCATCAAAGAAGATTCAGAGTTTCCTGTTTCTCTTGTTCTTGCTGGTTTATGCTTCAATAATTGCAGGGAACGGTGTTATGATCATCATAATTTGCAAGGACCATCatctgcacacccccatgtactttttcctcagTAACCTTTCTTTCTTggaaatctgcttcacttctgtGACTATTCCCAAAATGCTGGCAGACTTCATGAAGGACAACAAAACTATATCCTTCTCTGGTTGTATAACCCAATTATTCTTTTTTATAATGTTAGGATGTGTTGAGATTTTCTTCCTAGCTGCTATGGCCTATGACCGCTATTTAGCCATATGTAACCCCTTGCAATACCCACTTATTATGAACAATCCACTTTGTGTCCAGTTCTCCATTCTTTGCTGGACTGGTGGTATTATCTCAGCCATAGTACCTACGACCTTGGTGTCTTGCTTAAGCTTTTGCAGTTCCAATGTCATCAACCATTATTTCTGTGATGTCACTCCACTGATGAAATTGTCCTGCACTGACACCAGAACagttgaaataattatttttgttgAGTCTTCGACTGTTGTGGCCATCTCTCTCCTTTTGATATTGGCATCTTACATTTGTATCATTTCCTCCATCCTAAGGATTCCCAACGGTACACATAGAtggaaggccttctccacctgtggCTCACATCTAACTGTGGTCACCATATTCTTTGGCACTGGTATTTTTATGTATATGAAGCCTGCAGAAAACTATTCACTGGATGATAACAAATTTGTTTGCGTGTTCTATTCTTTGCTAACCCCTTTGCTAAATCCCTTTATCTACAGCCTGAGGAACAAAGATGTGAAAGATGCCCTGAGGAAGGCCATGACAAAAAATCACTTGTTTTCAATTAAAAGTACAAGAGTTTATTTTATATAA
- the LOC115077296 gene encoding olfactory receptor 5V1-like has product MGIRNLTKPSEFIIMGFSSLPELQTLLFAIFLVIYIVTLMGNTIIIVVIRLDFRLHKPMYMFLGNLSFIDICYTSTTLPKILEHLMQERKAISYAGCAMQLYFFLWFLGTESVLLTVMAYDRYEAICNPLRYTIVMNKIVCWTLATGSWIPSLVNAAVHAYFTFSLPFCSSNKLNYFFCDVPPLLSLSCADTSLNQIVLLVTSMFIGCTPCLCIIVSYVNIIRAILRISSSKGRQKAFSTCSSHLTVVIFFYASAIFTYMRPISSYSLDRDRLLSLLYSFVTPMLNPAIYTLKNKDMKRALKRAFVIKTFFSHT; this is encoded by the coding sequence ATGGGCATCAGAAACCTCACCAAACCTTCGGAATTCATTattatgggattctccagtcttcCTGAGTTACAGACTTTGCTCTTTGCTATTTTTCTGGTAATCTATATAGTAACATTAATGGGAAACACCATCATCATCGTAGTAATCAGACTTGATTTCCGCCTTCATAAACCAATGTATATGTTCTTGGGGAACTTGTCCTTCATAGACATTTGTTATACATCAACTACTTTGCCCAAAATACTGGAACATCTCATGCAAGAGAGGAAAGCCATCTCCTATGCAGGCTGTGCAATGCAGTTGTACTTTTTCCTATGGTTTTTGGGAACGGAGAGTGTGCTTCTTACTGTGATGGCTTATGATCGTTACGAGGCTATCTGCAACCCTCTACGCTATACAATTGTCATGAATAAAATTGTTTGTTGGACTCTAGCAACAGGCTCCTGGATCCCTAGCTTAGTGAATGCAGCAGTGCATGCATACTTCACCTTCTCGCTGCCCTTTTGTTCCTCCAATAAACTCAACTATTTCTTTTGTGATGTTCCCCCTCTTCTGTCACTCTCCTGTGCTGATACTTCTCTCAATCAAATTGTGCTGCTAGTCACAAGCATGTTCATCGGTTGTACTCCCTGTCTTTGCATCATCGTATCCTATGTTAATATCATACGGGCCATTTTGAGAATCAGCTCCAGCAAAGGGAGACAAAAGGCCTTCTCAACCTGCAGCTCCCATCTCACTGTCGTTATCTTTTTCTATGCCAGTGCAATCTTTACCTATATGCGCCCTATCTCAAGCTACTCACTAGACAGGGACCGACTGCTCTCTCTCTTGTACAGTTTCGTAACTCCCATGCTGAATCCTGCTATCTATACCCTGAAAAACAAGGATATGAAAAGAGCCTTGAAAAGGGCATTTGTaatcaaaacatttttctcaCACACTTGA
- the LOC115077831 gene encoding olfactory receptor 5V1-like has product MEIRNQTTPSEFIIMGFSGLLEYQTLLFGIFLVIYIVTLLGNTIIIVITRLDFRLHMPMYFFLGNLSFIDICYTSTTLPKMLEHLTQERKTIPYSGCVMQLYFFVWLLGSESFLLTAMAYDRYVAICNPLRYKIVMNKIVCWNLVTASWIPGLVNASAHAYFTFRLPFCSSNKLNYFFCDIPPLLLLSCADTSINDTVMQVSCIFIGWVPCMFILVSYFYIIRAILRITSSSGRHKAFSTCSSHLTVVVFFHASATFSYMRPTSSYSLNRDQLIPLLFSYINPMLNPFIYTLKNKDVKKALKRAFTMKTSPSDT; this is encoded by the coding sequence ATGGAAATCAGAAACCAGACCACACCTTCAGAATTCATTATTATGGGATTCTCCGGACTTTTGGAGTATCAGACTTTGCTCTTTGGCATCTTTCTGGTAATTTACATTGTAACCTTATTAGGAAACACCATCATCATTGTAATAACCAGACTAGATTTCCGCCTTCACATGCCAATGTATTTTTTCTTGGGGAACTTGTCCTTCATAGACATTTGCTATACTTCAACTACTTTGCCTAAAATGCTGGAACATCTCACGCAAGAGAGGAAAACCATCCCCTATTCAGGCTGTGTGATGCAGTTGTATTTCTTTGTTTGGCTTTTGGGCTCAGAGAGTTTTCTTCTTACTGCAATGGCTTACGATCGTTACGTGGCCATCTGCAACCCTCTACGCTATAAAATAGTGATGAATAAAATTGTTTGTTGGAATCTAGTAACAGCCTCCTGGATACCTGGCTTAGTGAACGCATCAGCGCACGCATACTTCACCTTCAGGCTACCATTTTGTTCCTCCAATAAACTCAACTATTTCTTTTGTGATATCCCCCCTTTGCTTTTGCTCTCCTGTGCCGATACCTCTATCAATGATACCGTGATGcaagtctcatgcatattcataggtTGGGTTCCCTGCATGTTTATCCTTGTGTCCTATTTTTACATCATAAGGGCCATTTTGAGAATCACCTCTAGCTCGGGGAGACACAAAGCCTTCTCAACCTGCAGCTCCCACCTCACCGTAGTTGTGTTTTTCCATGCCAGTGCAACCTTTAGTTACATGCGCCCAACATCAAGCTACTCACTAAACAGGGACCAGCTGATTCCACTCTTGTTCAGTTACATAAATCCCATGTTGAACCCCTTTATTTATACCCTGAAAAACAAGGATGTGAAAAAAGCCTTGAAAAGGGCATTTACAATGAAGACATCACCCTCAGATACATGA